A stretch of the Malus sylvestris chromosome 10, drMalSylv7.2, whole genome shotgun sequence genome encodes the following:
- the LOC126585323 gene encoding protein ALP1-like, which translates to MNPPYNPPSILINLTPIFSRSLSLFIVSASFSPKSLSLFIVFASFFTKIPIIIHSFCFIFTMSSSSSSKMMWEIEQEEEELFNQSQGMFNVRDWAQNEMEEDDERRRRDDESRMAGASQSRRVVQAVAHICRPNRAVNIDRNRQRRGQELLDDYFVRNSAFPETYFRRRFRMERHLFNKIMGAVCNHDSYFVQKPDAFSAMGLLPQQKITAALRMLAYGAAADQVDEITRMGQSTILESLMRFCSAIESIYTAEYLRRPTHMDLQRLLKKGEMRGFPGMIGSIDCMHWTWKNCPSAWQGAYGDRKGSKSIILEAVASFDTWIWHAFFGVPGAQNDLNVLVQSPVFNDVLQGKAPKVTYEVNGRMYDGPYYLADGIYPRWSTFVKTVPRPRSAKEKHFARCQEGCRKDVERCFGILQARWAIIRGAARLFDVESLRSIMMTCIILHNMIVEDEYDYEAVDEYEPDTMNNSRTRIYCAHDATDEPVQHEPLERDGRYNERIIQRYTALQRSNMHNARQLDLIEHQWEFRGADDT; encoded by the coding sequence atgaatcctccatataatcccccatccatcctcataaatctcacaccaattttctcaagatctctatcattattcatagtttctgcttccttttcgccaaaatccctatcattattcatagtttttgcttccttcttcaccaaaatccctatcattattcatagtttctgcttcatttttacaatgtcttcttcttcttcttcaaagatgatgtgggaaatcgagcaagaagaggaagaattgtttaaccaatcacaAGGAATGTTCAATGTTAGGGATTGggcccaaaatgagatggaagaggatgacgaGCGTAGACGGAGAGATGACGAATCAAGAATGGCAGGAGCCTCACAATCCCGTCGAGTCGTCCAAGCTGTGGCTCATATCTGCAGGCCCAACCGTGCTGTAAACATTGATAGAAACAGGCAACGACGAGGTCAGGAgctcttggacgattattttgtccgtaacagtgcattccctgaAACATACTtccgacgtcgttttagaatggaacgacatttgttcaacaaaatcatgggcgctgtttgcaaccatgattcttactttgtgcaaaagccgGATGCTTTTAGTGCTATGGGTCTCCTGCctcagcaaaaaattactgctgccttgcggatgcttgcatatggagcagctgcagaccaagtggacgagataacgaggatgggacaatcaaccattcttgagtccctcATGAGGTTTTGTTCggcaatcgaatctatctacaccgcagagtacctccggaGACCTACTCatatggacttgcaaaggcttctgaagaaaggcgagatgcgaggttttccagggatgattggaagcattgattgtatgcactggacttggaaaaactgtccaagtgcatggcaaggcgcttatggggacagaaaaggatcaaaaagtatcattttggaggcggtggcatcttttgatacatggatttggcacgcctttttcggggttccgggagctcaaaatgacctcaacgtccttgtccaatccccagtgttcaacgatgtcctgcaaggaaaggcaccaaaagtcacgtatgaGGTCAATGGACGTATGtacgacgggccatactacctagctgatggcatttacccaaggtggtcaacatttgtcaaaacagtgccacgtccgcgcagtgcaaaggaaaaacactttgcaagatgtcaagaagggtgcaggaaggatgtggagcgttgtttcggtatcctccaagctcgctgggcgatcatcaggggtgctgccagattgtttgatgtagagtcgcttcgatccatcatgatgacgtgcatcattcttcacaacatgattgtggaagatgagtacgattatgaagccgttgatgaatatgagccagacacgatgaacaattcaagaacacgtatatattgtgctcatgacgccaccgatgagcccgtgcaacatgagccattagaaagggatggacgttacaatgaaaggatcatccaacgatatactgcacttcaaaggtcaaatatgcacaatgcccgccaacttgacttgatagagcaccagtgggaatTTAGGGGTGCTGACGATACTTAA
- the LOC126584344 gene encoding uncharacterized protein LOC126584344, producing MTTQPGTNWTLLEDVALCTSWVQVTHDSITGNEMQLREMWSLIHTNYLEKMGGQRTKESMSSRWKLLSQSFSTWRDALAQASGNLRSGENLTDQELQAQAWYGAKTKSKNKTFTRFECWNIVKDCPKFRVVHVGPEVFMNSTPLHSTPEHASHDHDEDDEEVPETPPVEQASGSTRYPIRPQGKKASKRKGNASKNDYAKCMEDLARQGDGYHPFTNP from the exons atgactactcaaccaggtacgaattggacgcttcttgaagatgttgcgttgtgtactagttgggttcaagttactcatgattcgattacgggtaatgagatgcagttgcgagaaatgtggagtcttattcataccaattatcttgagaaaatgggtgggcaaagaactaaggaatcgatgtccagtcgttggaaattacttagtcaatcgtttagtacgtggagagacgccttggcacaagctagtggtaatcttcgaagtggggaaaatttaacggatcag gaacttcaagcacaagcttggtatggtgccaaaaccaaaagcaaaaacaaaacattcacccggtttgaatgttggaatattgtcaaagattgtcctaaatttagagttgtgcatgtcggtccagaagttttcatgaacagcacccctctacactctacaccTGAGCATGCCTCGCATGatcatgatgaagatgatgaagaagtgcctgaaacgccccccgttgaacaagcgtcggggtcgacccgttatccaattaggcctcaaggtaagaaggcttcaaagagaaaaggtaatgcttccaagaatgattatgcaaagtgTATGGAAGATCTTGCCCGCCAAG gtgatgGTTATCATCCATTCACgaacccataa